The genomic stretch CGCTCGTCTTCCACCACGGCACCCCGGGCGGCGCTCCCCCCTACCGCGCGCTCGAGGCGGCGGCGCACGCCCGCGGCCTGCGCTTTGTCACGCCCGCGCGCCCCGGTTACGGGGCCTCGACGCCCCTTCCTGGTCGTGCCGTCGTCGACGTCGTCGCTGACACCGCCGCGCTCCTCGAGGCGCTCGGCGCAACGCGCTGCCTCGTCGCCGGGTGGTCGGGGGGCGGCCCGCACGCGTTCGCCTGCGCGGCGCGTCTTCCCGGGACCGCCGCCGCCCTCGTCATCGGCGGCGTCGCCCCGCACGCCGCAGCAGGCCTCGACTGGTTGGCCGGGATGGGCGAGGACAACCTCACCGAGTTCGGGGCGGCGCTCGAAGGCGAAGCCCCGCTGCGGGCCCTGCTCGACAGGTGGGGATGGGCGCTCGGCCAGATCACCCCCGAGGGCATCGTCGCGGCGTTGTCGAGCCTCCTCCCCCCGGCGGATCG from Acidimicrobiales bacterium encodes the following:
- a CDS encoding alpha/beta hydrolase, which translates into the protein MNRELALPDGRQLEYRVSGPTAGLPLVFHHGTPGGAPPYRALEAAAHARGLRFVTPARPGYGASTPLPGRAVVDVVADTAALLEALGATRCLVAGWSGGGPHAFACAARLPGTAAALVIGGVAPHAAAGLDWLAGMGEDNLTEFGAALEGEAPLRALLDRWGWALGQITPEGIVAALSSLLPPADRRVLAGAFSEDLAAGFHEGLRNGIEGWLEDDLAFVKPWGFETDELAVPVSLWHGESDLMVPLAHGRWLAETVPGAAAHLVPDAGHLSVGLEHLDEIL